From a region of the Pleuronectes platessa chromosome 22, fPlePla1.1, whole genome shotgun sequence genome:
- the selenoo2 gene encoding selenoprotein O2 isoform X1 produces MESSQTGSTPLELLSFHNTALRKLPVDDTDEPGSRTVPGACFSRIGSLQPLLRPHLAALSRSAVALLGLRDRDVLEDPRAPEYLSGCRLLPGSQPAAHCYCGHQFGLFAGQLGDGAAMYLGEVDSGPQGRWEIQVKGAGVTPYSRDGDGRKVLRSSIREFLCSEAMAALGIPSTRAASLVTSDLCIMRDPLSSGQRIPERCSVVLRLAPSFIRFGSFEIFLGRDEFSGLQGPSAGRQDIRAQLLDYVIDSFFPSIQQDHSNRRDRNMAFFREVTTRTAELVAKWQCVGFCHGVLNTDNMSILGLTLDYGPFGFMDRYDPDFISNASDKRGRYSYQAQPSVCRWNLARLAEALGSELDAAEAGAILDNFMLTYEGFYLSIMRKKLGLVSREEAEDGQLISDLLRVMHNTGADFTNTFRLLSRVPWPEEGDCERDAVGPVVDLILQQCSSIEELKVANKPTMEDRELAMILSMAHTNPTMFSMAAGGPGVAQQLERIGRLKELLETDQDELKEKQSDDWTHWVRRYRRRLSRECDDTSNLSPIKTQRLSVMNSNNPRVVLRNYIAQNAIQAAEKGDFSEVNRVLKALEDPYSDTSGLEPLDGSTARGEKEQREMDLTVGYDRKPPTWAQRICITUSS; encoded by the exons ATGGAGTCCTCTCAGACCGGCTCCACACCTCTGGAGCTCTTATCCTTCCACAACACGGCGCTGAGGAAGCTGCCGGTGGATGACACAGATGAACCCGGGTCCCGGACCGTCCCGGGGGCGTGTTTCTCCCGGATCGGGAGCCTCCAGCCGCTGCTCCGTCCCCACCTCGCGGCGCTGTCCCGGTCAGCGGTGGCTCTGCTCGGCCTCAGGGATCGGGACGTGCTGGAGGACCCTCGGGCTCCGGAGTATCTGAGCGGCTGCAGGCTGCTTCCCGGCTCCCAGCCCGCTGCCCACTGCTACTGCGGACACCAGTTCGGCCTGTTCGCGGGTCAGCTGGGGGATGGGGCGGCCATGTACCTGGGGGAGGTGGACTCAGGACCACAGGGGCGATGGGAGATTCAGGTTAAAGGTGCAGGAGTCACACCTTACTCCAG AGACGGTGACGGCAGGAAGGTGCTTCGCTCCAGCATCAGAGAGTTCCTCTGCAGCGAGGCCATGGCCGCCCTGGGGATACCCAGCACCCGTGCGGCCTCCctcgtgacctctgacctctgtatCATGAGAGATCCCCTCAGCAGTGGCCAGCGGATTCCTGAGCGATGCTCGGTGGTCCTGCGCCTCGCCCCGTCCTTCATCAG gttCGGATCCTTTGAGATCTTTCTGGGCCGTGATGAATTCTCCGGCCTGCAGGGTCCCAGCGCCGGGCGGCAAGACATCCGTGCTCAGCTCTTGGATTACGTCATTGACAGCTTCTTTCCTTCCATTCAGCAGGATCACAGCAACCGGAGAGATAGAAATATGGCTTTTTTCAGAGAG GTGACGACTCGAACCGCTGAGCTAGTGGCCAAGTGGCAGTGTGTGGGTTTTTGCCACGGCGTCCTGAACACAGACAACATGAGCATCTTGGGTCTAACTCTGGATTATGGCCCTTTCGGTTTCATGGACCG GTATGATCCAGATTTTATCTCCAACGCCTCGGACAAAAGAGGCCGTTACTCATACCAAGCCCAGCCGTCTGTGTGCCGCTGGAACCTGGCTCGCCTGGCCGAAGCGTTGGGCTCCGAGCTGGATGCCGCTGAGGCAGGAGCTATCCTGGACAACTTTATGCTCACGTACGAAGGCTTCTACCTGAGTATCATGAGGAAGAAGCTGGGCCTGGTGAGccgagaggaggcagaggacggCCAGCTCATATCGGACCTGCTGCGcgtcatgcacaacactg GTGCAGATTTCACCAACACCTTCCGCCTGCTGAGCCGTGTCCCCTGGCCTGAGGAGGGCGACTGTGAGAGGGATGCAGTGGGGCCTGTAGTGGACCTCATCCTGCAGCAGTGTTCCTCCATTGAGGAACTTAAGGTGGCTAATAAGCCAACAATGGAGGACCG TGAACTGGCGATGATTTTGTCCATGGCACACACCAACCCGACCATGTTCAGCATGGCGGCAGGCGGCCCAGGTGTGGCCCAGCAGCTGGAGCGGATAGGTCGGCTAAAGGAGCTGCTTGAGACGGATCAAGATGAGCTCAAGGAAAAGCAGAGTGATGACTGGACTCACTGGGTTAGAAGATACAG GAGGCGTTTATCCAGGGAGTGTGATGACACGAGTAACTTGTCCCCAATCAAAACGCAGAGGCTCAGTGTGATGAACAGCAACAACCCCCGGGTCGTGCTACGCAACTACATCGCCCAGAATGCAATTCAAGCTGCCGAAAAAGGAGACTTCTCTGAG GTCAACAGGGTCCTGAAAGCTCTAGAGGATCCTTACTCTGACACATCTGGACTGGAGCCTCTGGATGGATCTACTGCACGTGGAgaaaaggagcagagagagatggatttGACTGTTGGCTATGATAGGAAACCTCCTACCTGGGCACAAAGGATTTGTATCACCTGATCTTCATAG
- the selenoo2 gene encoding selenoprotein O2 isoform X2: protein MESSQTGSTPLELLSFHNTALRKLPVDDTDEPGSRTVPGACFSRIGSLQPLLRPHLAALSRSAVALLGLRDRDVLEDPRAPEYLSGCRLLPGSQPAAHCYCGHQFGLFAGQLGDGAAMYLGEVDSGPQGRWEIQVKGAGVTPYSRDGDGRKVLRSSIREFLCSEAMAALGIPSTRAASLVTSDLCIMRDPLSSGQRIPERCSVVLRLAPSFIRFGSFEIFLGRDEFSGLQGPSAGRQDIRAQLLDYVIDSFFPSIQQDHSNRRDRNMAFFREVTTRTAELVAKWQCVGFCHGVLNTDNMSILGLTLDYGPFGFMDRYDPDFISNASDKRGRYSYQAQPSVCRWNLARLAEALGSELDAAEAGAILDNFMLTYEGFYLSIMRKKLGLVSREEAEDGQLISDLLRVMHNTGADFTNTFRLLSRVPWPEEGDCERDAVGPVVDLILQQCSSIEELKVANKPTMEDRELAMILSMAHTNPTMFSMAAGGPGVAQQLERIGRLKELLETDQDELKEKQSDDWTHWVRRYRRRLSRECDDTSNLSPIKTQRLSVMNSNNPRVVLRNYIAQNAIQAAEKGDFSEVNRVLKALEDPYSDTSGLEPLDGSTARGEKEQREMDLTVGYDRKPPTWAQRICIT, encoded by the exons ATGGAGTCCTCTCAGACCGGCTCCACACCTCTGGAGCTCTTATCCTTCCACAACACGGCGCTGAGGAAGCTGCCGGTGGATGACACAGATGAACCCGGGTCCCGGACCGTCCCGGGGGCGTGTTTCTCCCGGATCGGGAGCCTCCAGCCGCTGCTCCGTCCCCACCTCGCGGCGCTGTCCCGGTCAGCGGTGGCTCTGCTCGGCCTCAGGGATCGGGACGTGCTGGAGGACCCTCGGGCTCCGGAGTATCTGAGCGGCTGCAGGCTGCTTCCCGGCTCCCAGCCCGCTGCCCACTGCTACTGCGGACACCAGTTCGGCCTGTTCGCGGGTCAGCTGGGGGATGGGGCGGCCATGTACCTGGGGGAGGTGGACTCAGGACCACAGGGGCGATGGGAGATTCAGGTTAAAGGTGCAGGAGTCACACCTTACTCCAG AGACGGTGACGGCAGGAAGGTGCTTCGCTCCAGCATCAGAGAGTTCCTCTGCAGCGAGGCCATGGCCGCCCTGGGGATACCCAGCACCCGTGCGGCCTCCctcgtgacctctgacctctgtatCATGAGAGATCCCCTCAGCAGTGGCCAGCGGATTCCTGAGCGATGCTCGGTGGTCCTGCGCCTCGCCCCGTCCTTCATCAG gttCGGATCCTTTGAGATCTTTCTGGGCCGTGATGAATTCTCCGGCCTGCAGGGTCCCAGCGCCGGGCGGCAAGACATCCGTGCTCAGCTCTTGGATTACGTCATTGACAGCTTCTTTCCTTCCATTCAGCAGGATCACAGCAACCGGAGAGATAGAAATATGGCTTTTTTCAGAGAG GTGACGACTCGAACCGCTGAGCTAGTGGCCAAGTGGCAGTGTGTGGGTTTTTGCCACGGCGTCCTGAACACAGACAACATGAGCATCTTGGGTCTAACTCTGGATTATGGCCCTTTCGGTTTCATGGACCG GTATGATCCAGATTTTATCTCCAACGCCTCGGACAAAAGAGGCCGTTACTCATACCAAGCCCAGCCGTCTGTGTGCCGCTGGAACCTGGCTCGCCTGGCCGAAGCGTTGGGCTCCGAGCTGGATGCCGCTGAGGCAGGAGCTATCCTGGACAACTTTATGCTCACGTACGAAGGCTTCTACCTGAGTATCATGAGGAAGAAGCTGGGCCTGGTGAGccgagaggaggcagaggacggCCAGCTCATATCGGACCTGCTGCGcgtcatgcacaacactg GTGCAGATTTCACCAACACCTTCCGCCTGCTGAGCCGTGTCCCCTGGCCTGAGGAGGGCGACTGTGAGAGGGATGCAGTGGGGCCTGTAGTGGACCTCATCCTGCAGCAGTGTTCCTCCATTGAGGAACTTAAGGTGGCTAATAAGCCAACAATGGAGGACCG TGAACTGGCGATGATTTTGTCCATGGCACACACCAACCCGACCATGTTCAGCATGGCGGCAGGCGGCCCAGGTGTGGCCCAGCAGCTGGAGCGGATAGGTCGGCTAAAGGAGCTGCTTGAGACGGATCAAGATGAGCTCAAGGAAAAGCAGAGTGATGACTGGACTCACTGGGTTAGAAGATACAG GAGGCGTTTATCCAGGGAGTGTGATGACACGAGTAACTTGTCCCCAATCAAAACGCAGAGGCTCAGTGTGATGAACAGCAACAACCCCCGGGTCGTGCTACGCAACTACATCGCCCAGAATGCAATTCAAGCTGCCGAAAAAGGAGACTTCTCTGAG GTCAACAGGGTCCTGAAAGCTCTAGAGGATCCTTACTCTGACACATCTGGACTGGAGCCTCTGGATGGATCTACTGCACGTGGAgaaaaggagcagagagagatggatttGACTGTTGGCTATGATAGGAAACCTCCTACCTGGGCACAAAGGATTTGTATCACCTGA